The genomic interval TCCGCTCCACGGCACGCGAAACAAGCTGAAGAACAAACCCCGCGAGCGCGGCACCTCGCCGCCGCAGCGCTCGGTCGAGGAGTACGAGCCGGGCGAGAAGGTCCACCTGAAGATCGACCCGTCGGTCCCGAAGGGACGCTTCCACCCGCGCTTCTCCGGCCACACGGGCACCGTCGAGGCCAAGCAGGGCCGCGCGTACAAGGTCCGCATCACGGACGGCGGGAAGGAGAAGTCGCTCATCGCGAACCCCGCACACCTCCGGCGTCAGGTCAACGAGTAGATGACGATCTTCAAGGAGATCGTCGGCGAGGAGTACCTCACCGTCTCCGAGGTGAAGGAGGACCTCGCCGTCATCGAGGAGGAGCGCGCGCTCGACGAGGAGCGCGAGATGCCCTACGAACTGGCGCGTGCAA from Halosegnis marinus carries:
- a CDS encoding 50S ribosomal protein L21e; translation: MPSSNGPLHGTRNKLKNKPRERGTSPPQRSVEEYEPGEKVHLKIDPSVPKGRFHPRFSGHTGTVEAKQGRAYKVRITDGGKEKSLIANPAHLRRQVNE